DNA sequence from the Musa acuminata AAA Group cultivar baxijiao unplaced genomic scaffold, Cavendish_Baxijiao_AAA HiC_scaffold_916, whole genome shotgun sequence genome:
atttattaaaaaaaaaggaaaaagaatcaatGGTCCACCCACAGGAGAACTCACCCTTTCCCGTATAAGGCACTAATCTATTTTTAACGTCTAATTAGATCGGGTAATCGTTCAATTCAAATTAAGAACATAAGCTCGTTGCTTTTTGTTTTACCAAAATTGGAACCATAGGCTCTATCCATTTATTCACTAGACCCAACTGTAAATGTGAATTTGTTTTGTCCccttcccttccaaaaattttttatttttgtagcgatccagtaaggataaactaaaagttccactttcatttgaatttgtaattttttaataaaatatttaataaaataagaaattttttttattacgacATGCTACTTTTTCCATTCATTACCCTTGAGGATCAGTCGTGGTCTTATAGACTCTACCAATAGTCTGGACGAATTTGTTGCTTCATCAAAATGTGTAAAAGATCATAGTCGCACTTAAAAGCCGAGTACTCTACCGTTGAGTTAGCAAcccgaataaaataaaataaataggatatgtagatacgataaaaatgaaaaatccattaaattgcACTGCACGACCCCATCAAAACATtgaactaataataaataaaaaaatattttatgttttatgatcgattatacaaaataaatagaaaatgtacagatcatatttaaaaacaccagattcctaaaagagatgctaaaattgtgacagacctaccagttttttatcaattttttattttgttaagttaaattccaaaatacgtcttatatgacagtaaacccaacaatgcaaaacccattatttgagtaaaagtgaagttaaaacccaatatggggtctggataaagagatttatttatctatgatcaattaatttatctatgatcaattatatttgttcgatacaccattgtcaatatgaatgcaatgttgagaaaacaaataacaaataaagtaaataaaataaggatttgtattgggttggcacaacataaataagaaattttgatggaaaaaaataaggaaaagataaagaaaaaatctcgggtttactcaatcaatagaggtacaataagcaagattaatcccttgtttgttggtggattcctataacaagaaaaaagtaaatttaagtatgaatagagcaagaaaagggaaaattttaggtaaaaaattgtaagtaaaaaattatacaaagatagattttatattaatcatctccccccttttttattaattttgttgttttttcttttaattaactcgaggttttttctttaaaaaattctgccttacttaaaatatcataaacagtTCCTGTAGGTTGAGCGCCCTTTTCAAGGAAATATAGAATAGCGGGAACGTttaaataagtttgattctttatcgGATCATAAAAACCCACTTTTCGAaaatctcttccttctcttcgggATCGAACATCAATTGCAACGATTCGATAGATGGCTCATTGGGATAGATGTACATAAACAATCCCCCCCCAGAAACGTATAGGAGGTTTTTCTCCTCATACGGCTCGAGctcgagaaaaaattatttttatttcggtatatctttctgtatataatatcaaatagtaaacacaaaataatgactcaaatcatagtctaattcattattattattttgttcttcctaaaaaaaaaaaaaaaaataaatttcattcgtactcataactcaagttgggtaattctgacagaattcgaaggGAAATCCTTAGACATTTCTTGAGCCGTCTCTAACCTCTTTTGTTTGTCTCATCTCGAATCTATTTTTATTCCTAATTCTGATCCAATTTTTGAGACAATTGAAAATAGTGTTTCCTTGTTTCGGAATCCTTTATCTTTGCTTTGTAAAATCATTGGGTTTAGACATTACTTCGGTGATCCTTACTCCTTTCAAAAGGGCAGCAACataccttttgttttttttatttctttctatagAAATAGAATACCCATAGAAATAGAATACGAAGAATTGATTCCTCTGTGATACACtttttttgatcgaaatagttttatcaattccgattattttatattttaaggatataCTTACAAAGCTGgtctaacttattgattgattggcACTAACCCTAGATTCTTCCCCTTGATAAATGAATCAATCCTTTCCGCTCGAGCTCCACATCATGTACTATCAACCTAAGAAAAATTAGATTCCTAATGGAACAGACAAACTATGTCGAGCCAAGAGCATCTTCATTTGTATAGAAAATGGTGGATGTAAAAATCCACAGCGGATCATGTCCTTCAAGTCGCACGTTGCTTTCTACCACATCGTTTCAAACGAAGTTTTACCATAACATTCCTCTAATTTAGAATTCAATTTAATTTCAAACCGCAATGGAATTGATTTAATATGTAATCATGAATAGTCATTGGCTCGATGGGAACAACGGGAACTATATAATAGTCTATACTTTATACCTATGGATAGATAAGTATTCTATGGATAGATAAGTATTGTATTTATCCGGAGAAAGCTCAGCAAGGATCCAATTTCTTTAACTCGATATTCTATCATATGAATGAAACGTATTTTCTAAGAAAGATGTTTGCTTAAGACTTATTTACTTTACATCTCCAACAGATTGTTCGGGACGATCAATCATGAAATGCAGAATCTATTTTTCTAGaacaaaaaaaaactataaacctcaaatcctttaatttaatatatttccaatccggaaaaaaaaataattattagtcaaataaactgttccaatgaccaaaaaacaaaaaggtcGTAAGTTTCTAGATACTATTGATTTATCATATTTCTCGAGTACCAACCAAGAGTtcataaaaaaatgttttaaaaatCTCCGACTTCAACATCATGACTGGAACTATGTTTTCTAGTCATGACTAAACTGGATCTCTAATTCAATCACCAAGTCGACGCAATCACAATGAGTAGCTAAAAATTTTTAGCAGATATTTCATTCCCTAAGGAGACATAAATTTTACCATGTTCAAttgaattatcaattggttttcttttaaccaaagaagtaaattgataatctagtttatctattttcatgagtatgaaatagaaaaggtctcatgtacggcaacattaagatccttattctttctttcatctgaaagaaagaatctgaatATTGTTACTGGGGggtaatcatggatatttttaaaatcaaagaTCCCCTTCCACAAATTCTTTTCACTTAAGTGAAAGgccattgttattgaaatacaacaacattgttattgaaatacaacaacattgttattgaaatacaacaatataataacaatacacaatatatatcatacatatagGCATAGCGTAGGCCTTGTTTATTTTAGTTTATATAGATTTTGTTTTACTTCAGGTTCAACAATTTTTCATCAATTCCATAAAATCAAGTTAAAATATATGGAATATCAAAATTTCCCCCCAATCGCTACGTTACATTGATTTACAATTATTTTCATTTGAGGCATCTAAGATATAAGATAGAAAGAAATGGAATTCAGAcaatttttatcctatttttTCCCACGCCACAGCACAGCTTTAGAAGTTTTAAAACCAGTGATGAAATTAGTACGACAAACTCCCTACTCTTTAGTCTTCACATAGAATGTGAAATTGGGATACCCTATTTTTGACTTTAGGCTTTGTGTGGAAGGGAATAGAGATGCTTTTGTTTCACGCTTCAATTCGGAATGCATCATGTGAGAATTATAATTCATATTTAGAattcatatttcatgaatatgggacataatgaatataacaatagtacgagcatattatgaatgtgaatgatagaccccaaatttctcttttttttattcaaaaaaacttCCACCTGTATTTGACACTTTATTATGCTTGTGATAAATCAAATGGATTCTAAGAATCCATTCTAAGAATTcattctaagaattcagaacaaaagacattctaagaattcagaacaaaagaaaaggttGTTCTCTTTAAGATTTTCCGTTTTATGTGGGATACAATGTGATCCCATCTTTTGTTTCTGATGGAAACGATCTGGGACGGAAGGATTCGAACCTCCGAATAACGGGACCAAAACCCGCTGCCTTACCGCTTGGCCACGCCCCATTTTTCCTGTTTGGCACTAGTCAAGACTATTATTAGAATTAGTTATTCGTCaatcccccccccccaaaaaaatacataatacataataaaaacatatggggtattttgtttgttgctaggattcaacacatgtagattagatatagaatcaaaaaagttaattgatcattacatagaattcaattaagataatgtatgaaagtagaattccttgtattctcattgagaatggaaggaaggatttttgatttgggagagttcaaaaaaaaagaaggattttttgacttgcctttttcatttttcccttataaaaataactcaatcaaaataaaattatctaatcTACAAGAACGAAATGTTTGTTATGTTTAATATCTTTAGCTTAATCTGTATCTGTCTTAATTCTGTCCTTTATTCGAATAGTTTTTTCTTTGCCAAATTGCCTGAAGCTTATGCCGTTTTTCAATCCAATCGTAGATGTGATGCCTGTCATACctgttctcttttttctcttagcCTTTGTTTGGCAAGCTGCTGTAAGTTTTCGATAAAATCCTTAATACTTTGCCAAATCCATCATGATTTAttcgacaaaaaaaattataaaaatggataagatcggctaagtcttacattagaattataaaccctcgattaaaaaatggaaattcttgtatattgagtaaccgcggagatgaattttgatcagtttatttactcgttctgacctttcagtgagtaaggagtttattaggtctaggtcccctacaatacctaattgtcgatatgacaagaaaatttttgtgaggaaggaataaaaatcttattacaaagaaattcgtaaaagtgactttctttttcttttcaaatcaaaaaaCTCCATTTTGGGGGTTATGATGTCAATCAAACAAAATAGTATAtgtggtaaaaagaaaaaataggtaatctattccctttttctaaaatgatcttttcttggagattgtgtaatgcttactctcaaactctttgtttacacagtagtgatattctttgtttctctcttcatcttcggattcttatctaatgatccgggacgtaatcctggacgtgaggaataaaaaaaaattgagttttctttgtttttctaattttttcttattattttatctattccatatattcactttacctataaaaaaaataaaggaatcgaaattccttcgaaatcgaaagtatcaagtaatcagagcgggcggagagagagggattcgaaccctcggtacgaataactcgtacaacggattagcaatccgccgctttagtccactcagccatctctcccaatttaaataaattgaaatttcaataaaatttcaaatgaaattgaaattaactatttcaatttaaattgaaattaaataaaaaagaaagaaaataataaaaaagaaaaatttttaatttttaagatattaattattaagtttaagaaagacattaatataatatttttattaagaaagatattaaacattataatttaagaaagatattaaacattataattataacattatcattagaaatatgaacattctattaaaatttctaattatagaatagatttcattacagatgaaataaaaaaaaataaaaagtgaataattaaaattaaaattattaataaattctatctaaatttaaaggttaaaggaattgaaattttattttcaattaaagtaaagaaaaaaacaaattaaaggttttttttatgtaataaaaaatttcttaaatattataatattaaatattataatattatattataagtaattttataagtaattgtatattataagtaattatatattaagtaattaatatattatattataataatattatattataagtaattatataattaagtaattatataattataattatataattatatttatattaagttaagttaattttaataatttaagtaatgtaattatataagtaattatataattatatttatatttaagttaATTTACATTTACGTAATTTAATTTAAGTTTCATTTAAGTAAGTTAAGAGTAAGTCAAGAACGAATTTGATCAAGAATTCCATTTAGATAAGATTCGAAACAGGTATCTCCAATAGAAAGAAAACCTTACTTCTTTAATTTTGTACGAAAGGTTTATTCTCCCGGCCTGGTCCTAGTTAAGTACTGGCCGGGCCAGTACCTCTTTTTTTGTCCAGCTTCAATGACCCCTTCAGACAGACTGAGAATGCCAGCAATCCAGCAAAGGAAAAGTATAAGTATAACTTTATactgtttttaaaatttatatatgttatttagaaAAGCTTTGTGCTCTTCGCCTTTTAAGTCCCTGGCTGGCGGGACTAAATATGTGTCAACGTTATAATTTTAATGCTATCTTGATTGCGTCTCACTCCTTGTTCGACAAATAGTCCATTCATATACAATAATGTATATGTAGCGGGTATAGTTTAGTGGTAAAAGTGTGATTCGTTCTATTAACAACTTAAAAAGTTAAGGGGTCTCTCGGTTTTTTGCATACTCCGATCAAAAACTTTATTTCTTAAAAGGTTTAATCCTTTACCTCTCAATAGCATATTTTGAGGAAGAACATACATTCTCACGATTTGTATCCAAAGTCCAATTAGAAATTCTATTTTCGAATTGAATAAGAAAATTGGATTATGTATATGGAGTcgtgaaacataattttttttgaattggatcaattcttccatcgaatgagtatgaataaaggatctatggatgaagatacaaaagtttatttccaatcgtaactagatcttaaattttggtgttgtaaaaGGGAAATTGAAGCCAAACAAGCTAGAAAAGGGTGGTTTTGGTTTACTAGAACCATCAGCATATTGTTTCAGCTCGGTGGAAACCAAATTCTTTTCCTCGGGATCCTGCGAGTGGAAATAGGAACGAAGTAACTAGACTAGACGGATTTGGTATAATCCCTCTCCTCTAGAGGGATCAATCTAGTAAGCGAGTAGTTTGGGATACATTCAGACAGAAAGGCTGACATAGATGTTATGGATCTAATTTTCTCTAGGAATACATCAATCTTCCATAAAGGAGCcgaatgaaatcaaaatttcacGTTCGAGTTTTGAATTAGAGACGTTAAAAGTGATCAAGCAACGTCTCGACTATAACCCCTAGCCTTCCAAGCTAACgatgcgggttcgattcccgctacccgctccatatttcttattatgtattatacatcttattatgttatgtattatacatcttattatgtattatacatacatgcaccatcaatttagatatgcattcttttttattccctaaaatatttccgtgtaatttgatttttttatccgaacaaaaagaaagtaagaatacaaaaaaaataaataggaatgaaaagcgtccattgtctaatggataggacagaggtcttctaaacctttggtataggttcaaatcctattggacgcaatttatttccatctatttttaaaatggctatactttttaaaaatggctatatactaagaaaccctttttgaatcATTCGAATCAGAACTATTTTTCTCAATGATTACTCTTGTACTAAGAATAGAATATACCAAGAATAGAATAAAAGTAAGAAATTTATGTTTGTTCCTGAAGTAAAAACAGTTCGATCTGTTCTTGAATAGCTTCCTTCAAAAGAAATTCTACTTCCTCGGTGAATGTCTTGGTAGaagatataatttcttgaaatttaggtttattgttttttaagtagctacgtaactgactgagaaatttctttacctgtccaatttctagcggatcaagatatccattcgctccggtataaatagtagctatctgttcttccactgcgagagggtctgattgggattgtttaagcaactcgcgtaatcgttgacctcttgccaattgattctgagtagctttatcgagatcagaagcgaattgtgcaaaggcttctaactctgtgaattgcgctagttccaattttgatttgccggctacttgtttcatggctttaatttgagctgcggatcctactctggaaacggaaatacccacattaatagcaggtcggattccagcattgaatagatcggcagataagaatatttgtccatctgtaatggaaattacattagtaggaatataagctgaaacgtctccagattgagtctcaactatcggtaaagcggtcatacttccttcacctaaactagaatttgatttagcggctctttccaaaagtcgtgaatgcaaataaaaaacatctcctggataagcttcacgaccgggaggtcttcttaatagaagagacatttggcgataagcttgtgcctgtttggagagatcatcataaattattaaagtatgttgtccacgatacataaaaaactcagccagagccgctcccgtataaggagcgaggtattgtaatgtagcaggtgaatccgccgtttcggctaccacaatagtatattccatcgcccccttttcccggaaagtagtcactacctgagccacagaagatgctttttgaccaatagctacataaacacatattacattttgacctttttgattgagaatcgtatctgtggctacggctgttttgccggtctgtctgtccccaataattaattctcgctgaccgcgtcctatagggatcatcgaatcaatggcaataagccccgtttgaagaggctcatatacagaacgtctagaaataatacctggggcaggagattcaattaaccgagattcagaagctgaaatttcacctctcccatcaataggtttagccagagcatttataacacgacccaaataaccctcactcacaggtatctgagcaattcgtcctgttgcttttacggaacttccctcttgtatcatcaaaccatcacccattaatacaacgccaacattatttgattccaaattcagagcaatgcctattgtaccctcttgaaactctactaattcacctgccattacttcatcaagaccatgaacacgagcaattccgtcgcctacttgaagtacggtaccggtattcacaatctttatttctctactatattgttcaatacgctcacgaataatattactaatttcgtcggctcgaagggttaccattagtgtttctttattctttttaggaaaggaaggaaaagataaaaataatgcctaaactataactaaaaaaagaagggctaatcagttatttcttgcatggccccgagaatgccaatattagcacggatcgtacggaaatgtaactcgctattcaagcaactattcagagttcctagagctccttgtaaggcttgttgaaaactcgttgtcggacctgattaatcgctctttgttgttcaaactgaagggtttcatttttgtaattttctaattgttccaaactattactagtggcattaatcaaattttgtttttctcgttctatttcagagtatccattcattcgatactcatctgcttccatttccactttacgtaagcgagcccgggctctttcgagctgctcaatggcccctttacgtaattcttccgaatttcgaatagtattcaaaatcctctgttttcgattatctaataaatcatttaatgaaagtagattatcttatcattaatttcaaaacttccatgatctcttcccgaaccaaacatgaatctttcgattcatttggctctcacgctcaattatttattttatttatggtgtgggtattcccatatctttttaatgttttatttatggtgtgggtattcccatatcttttttaatgtaatgagcctaccctctcttttctgtttgtattcaaagatgtcaaaactgatacaagaccagaatatcaggaggactcttccgactagaccagacaaaaatctagaattgtcagcaaagttgtttctttatttgtattttatttatatttgttttgtattttatttatcattttcatttttagaattctatttcatttttcattttaaaaaaatgaaaataataattattatattttttatttgtttcttcaagtccaaaaattcctctttttttatacataggtcgtcatttcggcattagataaaaaaagcaaagtgctcatttttctagtaaatggttcaaattcttttatcgatatgagtgttctatatcaaatcaaataaattaccaactattttttttttaaccatttcgttactaacgtagtggtagaagtggtagaaagagtaccatgttttacctggactttaaacaatttagctttaaccatgttaatggtctcacattattggttgatagagaatcaaagtggatttaccaataagtcacgaaatgctatggttcttacatatgatttcttaatttattcagaagtaattcgtcgagatcgtgcacctttttcctatttctcctataaataccataaataaagtgcagctggatggatccaacctattcttgaaatacacaactcgcacacactccctttccaaaataaatcaatacaccaagcactacacttagatttattggatttgttgctaaaatatcggtattaaacccgaaactcccggcggatggccagtgacccaaggaaacgaaagaatcgattacatttttcatatgctcccctctcttatggataggactaacaaagaacagagttctttttgtatcacttcactcgcctttttttgatcgatttctttttattaatttcatttccactttatttaatggcaatagattaaatcatttgtttgaaatttattattttttaagttttcaagaagtttccaataagatactttacttaggtcttagatctcatatcaattgataactatttcgtttgttgaaacgcttcgaacaatgaaagtaaaaaagttttctattgtactaagctaaggacagaaaggaagaaagcaagcgaatctggtaattcctcatcctcaaatcagcccttcctggcgtattgtctcaacaaataagtaatttataagtaaagtgtaaatataattcgaagaagcaaagggcaattccaagttaaagttaataaaataagaaaaaagtatgtaaggtacttttttctatttatttctaggattaaacaaaaggattcgcaaataaaagcgctaacgccacgaccagtccgtaaattgttaaagcttccataaaagctagactaagcaataaagtacctcgtattttaccctctgcttctggttgtctcgcaataccttctacagcttggcctgcagcagtaccttgaccaactccaggtccaatagaagcaagccccacggcaatccagcagcaataacggaagcggcagaaatcagtggattcatggtaagttcctcgcacaaaaaaaaagaaatggttaatgatacaatcaaccaatgaattattactcattttatcattaagatccagcggtccgaagtaactaaaaactccgaattgaaatgataatattactaaattactgaactgaatcgtcac
Encoded proteins:
- the LOC135664963 gene encoding ATP synthase subunit alpha, chloroplastic — protein: MVTLRADEISNIIRERIEQYSREIKIVNTGTVLQVGDGIARVHGLDEVMAGELVEFQEGTIGIALNLESNNVGVVLMGDGLMIQEGSSVKATGRIAQIPVSEGYLGRVINALAKPIDGRGEISASESRLIESPAPGIISRRSVYEPLQTGLIAIDSMIPIGRGQRELIIGDRQTGKTAVATDTILNQKGQNVICVYVAIGQKASSVAQVVTTFREKGAMEYTIVVAETADSPATLQYLAPYTGAALAEFFMYRGQHTLIIYDDLSKQAQAYRQMSLLLRRPPGREAYPGDVFYLHSRLLERAAKSNSSLGEGSMTALPIVETQSGDVSAYIPTNVISITDGQIFLSADLFNAGIRPAINVGISVSRVGSAAQIKAMKQVAGKSKLELAQFTELEAFAQFASDLDKATQNQLARGQRLRELLKQSQSDPLAVEEQIATIYTGANGYLDPLEIGQVKKFLSQLRSYLKNNKPKFQEIISSTKTFTEEVEFLLKEAIQEQIELFLLQEQT